A genomic stretch from Corynebacterium terpenotabidum Y-11 includes:
- a CDS encoding single-stranded DNA-binding protein translates to MAVQQMSVTMTGFAASNPSRSDAVPNLTTFRMASTPSWKDNGVWKDGGTLFIEVQCWGRLADHVLPSVVKGAPLVIAGRMTSYTYVPGEENCRRNRDGDPVPETVWRLTASNVGLDLSHSPSTWSLKDRPRKADREGDQDGQERAREALEAAGYGSYGGSFTSDGADTDLAPGADSAEVGGGNGAEVGGGSGSGSGGGSGPEGQDAPGEQQYAATGGESTPF, encoded by the coding sequence ATGGCTGTACAGCAGATGTCCGTGACGATGACCGGTTTCGCGGCGTCCAACCCGTCCCGGAGTGACGCCGTGCCGAATCTCACGACATTCCGGATGGCGTCAACGCCCAGCTGGAAGGACAACGGTGTGTGGAAGGATGGGGGGACGCTGTTCATCGAGGTCCAGTGTTGGGGGCGCCTCGCCGACCACGTTCTGCCGAGCGTGGTGAAGGGGGCGCCGCTGGTCATCGCAGGGCGGATGACGTCCTACACCTATGTTCCGGGCGAGGAGAACTGTCGCAGGAACCGGGACGGGGATCCCGTCCCTGAGACGGTCTGGCGGCTCACCGCCTCCAATGTCGGCCTGGACCTCAGTCACTCTCCGTCGACCTGGTCACTGAAGGACAGGCCCCGCAAGGCGGACCGGGAGGGGGACCAGGACGGACAGGAACGGGCGCGGGAGGCGCTGGAGGCCGCCGGCTACGGAAGCTACGGGGGCAGTTTCACCTCGGACGGTGCCGACACCGATTTGGCGCCGGGGGCTGACAGTGCCGAGGTCGGCGGCGGGAACGGCGCCGAGGTCGGCGGCGGGAGCGGCAGTGGGTCCGGGGGCGGGTCCGGCCCGGAAGGTCAGGATGCGCCGGGCGAGCAGCAGTACGCGGCCACCGGAGGGGAGAGCACTCCGTTCTGA